GCCCTGGGCCTGCCGACGACGACATGTCTGACGTGGCCACTCGAATTCGGCCACCTCTGCCATCTTCATGTCGCCGATGACGGCCGGGCGCGCCTGATTCGCTGGAATGCCTAGCGTGTGACACGCTGGCCCGGCCGCACTCGCCACGCTCACTTCGCCGTCGTCGGACGCCGCGAGCGCGCCAGGTCGAGGTCTTCGCAAAGGGTGCGCGCGCCCTCCAGAATGCGCGGGCTGGGGCGGTTGATGAGATCGCCGTCGATACCGAACAGGTTGTTGCGGGCCACCGCGGGCAACTGCGGCCATTGGCGCCAGTTGTCGAGCGTGGCGAGCGGCTTGTCGGACTTCGTTGCCCCCTGCGTGGCGGTGAACATCGCTTCGGGCGCTTTCGCGAGCACGGCTTCGATGGATACGCGCGGCACGAGCGGTGTCTCGTTGGCGAACACGTTCACGCCGCCGCACAGCCGGATCACGTCGCTCACCATATGCGTGCCGTTCAGCGTCATGAGCGGTTGCGCCCAGACCTGATAGAAGACCGGCACGGGGGCGCGCGAGGCGTATTGTATGCGCAGCGCTTCGTAGCGGGCGCGAAAAGCGTCGGCCGAGGCCTGCGCCTTCGCAGGCGTGCCCATCAACGTGCCGAGCGTTTCGATGGCCGAAGGCAAGTCGGTCAGATGCTTCGGTTCCGAGTAGAACACCGGCAATTTCAGCTGACGCAGCGCTTCGACCTGACGCTGCGAGTTGCCGTGCATCCATACGACGAGCACATCCGGCTTGAGTGCAAGAATGCGTTCGAGATCGAGCGCGCCGTTGTCACCCACTTGCGGCAGGCGCTGCGCGGCCTGCGGATAGTCCGAATACTTGACCACGCCCACGACCTTGTCGCCCGCGCCAGCGGCAAACAGCAGCTCCGTCGCATGCGGAGCCAGACTCACCACGCGTTGGGCCGGGGCGGGCAGGGTGACGGTCGCACCGGTGTCGTCCTTGACCGTAACGCTCGCATGCGAGAACGAGGCAGAGGCGGCGAACGCGATGGCGCACGCGACGGCAAACGCTGGGGAGAGGGAGAGGGCAAAGCGACGATGCTGACGAGGGATCATGACCGGAACGATGGGTGACGAACCTGCAAGGCGGTGTAAGGCGTCGTAGGAGATACCGGCGGCCTGGGGGCTTGTGGACGGCGAATTGCGTCGGATATTCGAGACAATTCACAACGTGCGACGATTACCGCCACGAACGCGCCATTTTCGGCGGGTTATCGCGTAACGACAAGCGTTTGCCGCGCAAGGCATCGAACCGATGTCACGCGACGGCTGTCGAACGGTGCGTGACGCTGGCGTTCCGATGGCCGCGCCCTCGATATGTGCGGGATCGCGCCACTGGCGCGGGTGCCGGGCAGCGAAACGATGGCGGTGAGAGACGGAACGCAAGCGCGGAAAGCATACGCAATGGATCTGGCGTACGAAGCCTGAAGGAGTTCGAGTGGTGAAACGAAATATTGCTGTCGTCGGCGCATTGGCGCTTGCACTGGTCACGTTGCTGGGGGCGTGCGCTGCTCCGGGCGGGGGAAATGGGCCGGGTGCGAGCACCGGCGGCACCGGCAAGGTCGAGGCCTACGGTGTGATCGACGGGGGTGTGAGGGTGGTCAGATAAGCCGCATCGTCCAAAGCTGCATCGTCCGGAGCGACGTGCAAAAACCACCACGCCCCCTGCCTCGCGAAAGTTCAGGGGGCGTGGTGTCGTGCGGCGTGCCGAACGTAAGTGGAACGTTACTGGAACGTTACCGGAGCATGACAGCGGCACTTGACGGACCGCACCGTAGCACCGGACCGGAACCCGGGCCAGCGTGCGGCCAGCCGGTCCGGGTCAGTTCGAGGCCGGTGCCGGAGCCGCAGCACCGGCGTCCGATGCCGGGGCGCTCATGGCGGCACCTGCATCGCTGGCCGGCGCCGAGTTATCTGCCGGAGCAGCGGCCGGAGCCGATGCCGTCGTGTCGGCACCCGGAGCGGCCGATTGGTCTTCCTTTTTCGAGCAACCCACCGTCACGATGGTGGCGGTCAGAAGCGTGGCGAGCAACAGCGGCAGTTTTTTCATTTGGTCGTCCTTTTAATTGGGGAAAGCCCTTGCGAAAGAACCTTCAGTCTAGCGGCGCCCTTCGGCGATGACTGTGTGCATTTGTTGCAGAAATGCTTCAATTTGTAACGAAAACGGCGGGATCGCCCGTCTTCTAATGCCGCGTAAGCGATACGGGCACGTTAAGTCGGAGCGCTCCGACGGGCGTACGCGCACCCCCCGCCGCATCCGTTTTGAAGCATAACGAAAAAATTGGATGGCAGCGTTCTTCAGCAGTTCCCGAAAAGTGCGTTCGGGAAGAAATCCGGGGCCCCGGTAGAGAGCAACGGGACCGCTACGCGGCCGAGGCAACCGCTATTGCCGTGCGCAAGCGCTGCCATCCGTCTTCCGAAGGCGGCAGCCCCAGCCGGAGGCTGGGTAACGACTGTACGGTCGATTGTGCGGTCGATTGTGCCGTCGTTTGCGCCATTCCCTGCGGGCATGGGACCGGACGCGGGTCGAACAACCGGGTCCACACCCCTTGCGCGGCCAACCGTTCGTGCCAGAGCGCTGCCGAGACATGCGGTGTCCATGCGAAGAGCGGAGTGCCGAACGCCGGCCAGCCGTGCTCGCGCAACAGCGATAACAAACGTTCACCATCGCGCAACAAACGTTCGCGAGCCGCCATTTGCCAGGCCGTGTCGGTCAAGGCCGTTCGCACGGCGAATCTTGCCGGGCCGCTGACGGTCCACGCTCCCAGACGTTCGGCCAATCGTATGCCGAACGGTTGGGGGCACAGCGCGAATCCCGCGCGAATGCCCGCCAGGCCGAAGAATTTGCCGACCGAGCGCAGCACGACGAGGCCGCCCTGCCCGACATCCGTGGTCATCGACGCGTGTGGCGCAACGTCCGCGAACGCCTCGTCGACGATGAGCATGCCGTCTCGCGCCGCCAACAGCGCGTGCCAACGGCGCAGCGTTTCGCGTTCGACGCAGCGTGTCGTCGGATTATCGGGATTCACCCAAACGAGGTAGTCGACGTCGGGCAACCCGGCTTCCGGGCCGAGCCACGGCACGAGCGTATGGCCCGCCTGTGCGAAGGCCGGGGCGTACTCGCTGTAGGTGAGCGACGCGATGGCGACGCGCCCGGGTCGCAGCAGCGCAGGGATCGTACGGATGACCGCTTGCGATCCCGCGCATGGCACCACCGTTTCGACGGGCACACCGTAATAGCTTGCTGCCACGTCGCGCAGGTCGTCGAACGCATCCGGCAGGTCGCGCCACGCACTCGGCGGTGGCATCGGCACGGGATAGCCGAGCGGGTTGATGCCTGTCGACAGGTCCAGCCAGTCCTCCCGCAGCCGCCCGTAGCGGCGGATGGCTTCCCCCAGATTGCCCCCGTGGCGGGGCGCGGCCTGCCCGGGAGCCGGGGGGGGCGACGATGTCGAGGGGCTCGTTGCACCGGGCAGATCAGGCGATTCGGGGAGGTCGGGCGAGCCAATGGCGCCGGAGAATGCGGTCGAAGCGGGCATGGGGGTTACAGCAGCGTGGCGGGCATGGCGTCGGCCTGAGAGGCCGCGTACAGCGCCAGCGCGCCGCTCACGATCAGCCACATCCACATGGAACGGGAAATAAGCCGCCACGCGGCCCGGATGTGCTGGGCGGACGGAGCCATGCCGCAACCCAGCGGCGGCCGCGTTTCCCATTCGCCGTGATAACGCGCCGGGCCGCCCAACTGGACGTTGAGGCTGCCGGCGCCTGCGGCCATTACCGGACCGGCGTTGGGACTCGACCATGCGCCGGCCTGCGTTCGCCAGCAAGCGATGGCACGGGCCACGTCACCGAAGATCGCGTAGCTTGCCGCCGTCAGGCGGGCGGGGATCCAGTTCAGCACGTCGTCGATACGCGCCGCCGGGCGGCCGAAGTACAGAAACTTGTCGGTGCGATAGCCCCACATCGCGTCGAGCGTGTTGGCCAGACGGAACAGCACCACGCCGGGGGCGCCAGCAATGGCGAACCAGAAGAGGGCGCCGAAGATGGCATCGTTGCCGTTCTCCAGCGTCGATTCGACGGCGGCGCGCGCGAGATCGGACGCGTTTGCCTCGTCGGTATCGCGCGAGACGATGCGCCCGGTCAGCTCACGCGCCCGGGCGAGGTCGCCATCACGCAGCGCGCGCGCGATCGGCATCACGTGTTCGCGCAGACTGCGTGCCCCCAACGCAGCGTACAGGGCCAGCGCCTGCCACAGAATGCCGCCCCAACCGGGCAGGAACGTCAGCGCCCACGCGATCAGCACGGGAATCAGGAGCATGAGTGTCCACGCCCAGGCGCCGCGCGTCATGGCGTTGAACGGTTTGTCGCGCACTGCGGGATCGTTGAGCCACGCTTCGACGCCGTTGGCGATGTAGCCGAAGCCGACCAGCGGGTGCCATCGGCGAGGCTCACCGAGCCAGGCGTCGAGCAGCACGCCGATCAGCGCGGCGAGCCAGAGCGATTCGGGGGCGAGTCCAGTGAGCATCGGCCTGTCCTCTTATCCCTTGATGGCCATCGGCAGGCCGGCGACGACAAAACGCACACGCGGTGCGAGCGCGGCGACCCGCTGGTTGAGACGTCCGAGTTCATCGACGTAGCGACGCGTGAGCGAGCCCATCGGAATCACGCCAAGGCCGATTTCATTGCTGACGACCACGATCTTGCCGGGCAGCGCCACAAGGGTGGCAGCCAGCGCGTCGACCACGCCTTGCCACTGCGTGTCGGTCGCGGGCCCCTGCGGATCGTCGTCGGGCGGGCACAGCCAGCCCGCGAGCCATAACGGCAGACAGTCGACCAGCACGCAACGCCCGTCGCGCGCAACGTCGCGAAGCGCTCCGGCGAGATCGCGGCCCACTTCCACCGTCTCCCAACGTGCGGGACGGCTGGCCCGGTGACGGGCGATACGCGCAAGCATTTCGGGCTCCTCGCCCAGCGCGGCGGTGGCCACATAGGTGACAGGCATGCCGGTTTGGGCGGCGAGTCCTTCGGCGAATGCGCTCTTGCCGGAGCGTGCGCCGCCGAGAACGAAGGTCAGGTCAGGGGAAGTCGTGACGAGGTCGGTCATGGACGATATTGTACGAGCGCCCGATGCGATAATCCGCCTCATGAGTGAAATCCCTGTCAAATTCCAGGCCCGCACGGGCGGCCGGCGCGGCACCCTGATGATCCAGGGCACGACGTCCGACGCAGGCAAGAGCACGGTCGTCGCAGGCCTTTGTCGTTTGCTGTATCGCGAGGGCGTGCGCGTCGCGCCGTTCAAGCCGCAGAACATGGCGCTCAACAGCGCGGTGACGTCCGATGGCGGGGAGATCGGCCGTGCACAGGCGCTGCAAGCGCAGGCGGCCGGCATCGCGCCGCACACCGACTTCAATCCGGTGCTGCTCAAGCCAAGCAGCGACCGGGGCGCGCAGGTCATCATCGGCGGCAAGGTCATGGCCGATCTCGATGCGCGCGCCTATCACGAGTACAAGCCGCGGGCGATGGCGGCGGTGCTGGCCGCCTACGAGCGCCTGCGCACCGGCTACGAGGCCGTGCTGGTAGAGGGCGCGGGCAGTCCGGCCGAAGTGAATCTGCGCTCGCGCGACATCGCCAACATGGGGTTCGCGGAAGCGGTCGACGTCCCTGTGCTGCTCGTCGCGGACATCGACCGGGGCGGCGTCTTCGCGCAGATGATCGGCACGCTCGCGTGTCTTTCCGAGAGTGAGCGCGCGCGCATCAGGGGTTTCATCATCAACCGGTTTCGTGGCGATCCGTCGTTGCTCACGAGCGGGCTGACATGGCTGGAGGAGAAGACGGGCATTCCCGTGCTCGGCGTGCTGCCTTATCTCCATGGGCTGCATCTGGATGGCGAGGACATGTTGCCCGCGCAACGTCACAAGGCGGCCGGCGACGCCGCGCGCCTGCGGGTCGCAGTGCCGGTCCTGCCGCGCATCAGCAATCATACGGACTTCGACGCACTGCGAGCGCATCCGCAGGTCGACTTCCGCTACGTGGGGCCGGGCGAAGTGTGGCCGGCGAGCGATCTGGTGATTCTGCCCGGCAGCAAGCATGTGCGCGCCGATCTGGCCTGGCTGCGAGCGCAGGGCTGGGAGCCGGCGATTGCGCGGCATCTGCGCTACGGCGGCAAAGTGCTGGGTATCTGTGGCGGTTTGCAGATGCTGGGCGCGGCGATTCACGACCCGCTCGGGCTGGAAGGCGAGGCGGGCATGACGCCCGGCCTGGGCTGGCTGGAAATCGAAACCACGATGCAGGCGCAAAAGCAGTTGCGCGTGGTGACGGGGCGCCTCACTGCCGGAGATGCGCCGGTGACCGGATACGAGATTCATATGGGCGTCACGTGCGGGGCGGCGCTCGGGCGTCCCGCCGTCTGGCTGGAAGGGGGCATCGCAGACGGCGCCCGCTCTGCCGACGATCAGGTGATGGGCACGTACCTGCACGGTCTGTTCGACACCCCCGAGGCGTTGCACGCATTGCTTACCTGGGCGGGCGCGCGCGATCTGGCGCGGCAGGACTACAACGCGCTTCGCGAGGCGTCACTCGACCGGCTGGCTGACTCGTTTGCCGAGCATCTCGATCTGGCGCGTGTCTGGGCGTGTCTGCGCCAGGGGGGCTGACGCGAGTCGTCGATGGCCGGGACGGGACAGTCAAGGGCAGCTAAGGACAGCTAAGGGCAGCTAAGGGCAGGCGTGGAGGCAAGGATGAGAGGCTCCGGGAGCGACCGGACCAGAATCCGAAGCGTCATCCAGCCGTTGTAAGATGTGCGGCAAATCGACCTCGGGGAGTCAGCAATGCCGGTGATTGTGGTGGCGAATCCAAAGGGTGGCGTGGGCAAAAGCACGCTGGCGACGAATCTGGCCGGCTATCTCGCGGCGCAGGGCCATGCCGTGATGCTTGGGGACACGGACCGTCAGCAGTCTTCACG
This is a stretch of genomic DNA from Pandoraea faecigallinarum. It encodes these proteins:
- a CDS encoding cobalamin-binding protein, whose protein sequence is MIPRQHRRFALSLSPAFAVACAIAFAASASFSHASVTVKDDTGATVTLPAPAQRVVSLAPHATELLFAAGAGDKVVGVVKYSDYPQAAQRLPQVGDNGALDLERILALKPDVLVVWMHGNSQRQVEALRQLKLPVFYSEPKHLTDLPSAIETLGTLMGTPAKAQASADAFRARYEALRIQYASRAPVPVFYQVWAQPLMTLNGTHMVSDVIRLCGGVNVFANETPLVPRVSIEAVLAKAPEAMFTATQGATKSDKPLATLDNWRQWPQLPAVARNNLFGIDGDLINRPSPRILEGARTLCEDLDLARSRRPTTAK
- the cobU gene encoding bifunctional adenosylcobinamide kinase/adenosylcobinamide-phosphate guanylyltransferase yields the protein MTDLVTTSPDLTFVLGGARSGKSAFAEGLAAQTGMPVTYVATAALGEEPEMLARIARHRASRPARWETVEVGRDLAGALRDVARDGRCVLVDCLPLWLAGWLCPPDDDPQGPATDTQWQGVVDALAATLVALPGKIVVVSNEIGLGVIPMGSLTRRYVDELGRLNQRVAALAPRVRFVVAGLPMAIKG
- the cobD gene encoding threonine-phosphate decarboxylase CobD, producing the protein MPASTAFSGAIGSPDLPESPDLPGATSPSTSSPPPAPGQAAPRHGGNLGEAIRRYGRLREDWLDLSTGINPLGYPVPMPPPSAWRDLPDAFDDLRDVAASYYGVPVETVVPCAGSQAVIRTIPALLRPGRVAIASLTYSEYAPAFAQAGHTLVPWLGPEAGLPDVDYLVWVNPDNPTTRCVERETLRRWHALLAARDGMLIVDEAFADVAPHASMTTDVGQGGLVVLRSVGKFFGLAGIRAGFALCPQPFGIRLAERLGAWTVSGPARFAVRTALTDTAWQMAARERLLRDGERLLSLLREHGWPAFGTPLFAWTPHVSAALWHERLAAQGVWTRLFDPRPVPCPQGMAQTTAQSTAQSTVQSLPSLRLGLPPSEDGWQRLRTAIAVASAA
- a CDS encoding cobyric acid synthase, whose protein sequence is MSEIPVKFQARTGGRRGTLMIQGTTSDAGKSTVVAGLCRLLYREGVRVAPFKPQNMALNSAVTSDGGEIGRAQALQAQAAGIAPHTDFNPVLLKPSSDRGAQVIIGGKVMADLDARAYHEYKPRAMAAVLAAYERLRTGYEAVLVEGAGSPAEVNLRSRDIANMGFAEAVDVPVLLVADIDRGGVFAQMIGTLACLSESERARIRGFIINRFRGDPSLLTSGLTWLEEKTGIPVLGVLPYLHGLHLDGEDMLPAQRHKAAGDAARLRVAVPVLPRISNHTDFDALRAHPQVDFRYVGPGEVWPASDLVILPGSKHVRADLAWLRAQGWEPAIARHLRYGGKVLGICGGLQMLGAAIHDPLGLEGEAGMTPGLGWLEIETTMQAQKQLRVVTGRLTAGDAPVTGYEIHMGVTCGAALGRPAVWLEGGIADGARSADDQVMGTYLHGLFDTPEALHALLTWAGARDLARQDYNALREASLDRLADSFAEHLDLARVWACLRQGG
- the cbiB gene encoding adenosylcobinamide-phosphate synthase CbiB, coding for MLTGLAPESLWLAALIGVLLDAWLGEPRRWHPLVGFGYIANGVEAWLNDPAVRDKPFNAMTRGAWAWTLMLLIPVLIAWALTFLPGWGGILWQALALYAALGARSLREHVMPIARALRDGDLARARELTGRIVSRDTDEANASDLARAAVESTLENGNDAIFGALFWFAIAGAPGVVLFRLANTLDAMWGYRTDKFLYFGRPAARIDDVLNWIPARLTAASYAIFGDVARAIACWRTQAGAWSSPNAGPVMAAGAGSLNVQLGGPARYHGEWETRPPLGCGMAPSAQHIRAAWRLISRSMWMWLIVSGALALYAASQADAMPATLL